The Barnesiella intestinihominis YIT 11860 genome includes a window with the following:
- a CDS encoding DUF1896 domain-containing protein: MNNKKKNEGQTDFSYYGLYLLDYLRTNKFEQADDTAFIRERADRAAETYERARLEGYPADGAQELAMDTLLRGLHYSRYAILREVVENEFADEVPEEKREAFVLKLLPLVGNVFSVYDLSDDNFALSSDYDLLYTELTGATVLYLDEYGV, translated from the coding sequence ATGAACAACAAGAAGAAAAACGAGGGTCAGACCGACTTTTCCTATTACGGTCTGTACCTGCTGGACTATCTCCGCACGAACAAGTTTGAACAGGCTGACGACACCGCTTTCATACGGGAACGGGCCGACCGTGCCGCCGAAACGTATGAGAGGGCACGGCTTGAAGGCTATCCCGCCGATGGTGCGCAGGAACTGGCGATGGACACGCTGCTGCGCGGGCTGCATTATTCCCGTTACGCCATCCTCCGCGAAGTCGTGGAAAACGAGTTTGCCGATGAAGTGCCGGAAGAGAAGCGTGAAGCCTTTGTCCTGAAACTGCTGCCGCTTGTCGGCAACGTGTTCTCCGTCTATGACCTCTCGGATGACAATTTCGCCCTGTCTTCCGATTACGACCTGCTCTACACGGAGCTGACGGGAGCAACCGTCCTTTACTTAGACGAATATGGCGTTTAA
- a CDS encoding helix-turn-helix domain-containing protein has protein sequence MELLTRNNFEGWMQKLMERLDRQDELLLAMKAEGKQPTITESIRLFDNQDLCMLLQISKRTLQRYRSVGALPYKTLGKKTYYSEEDVLTFLSNHIKDFKKEDIAFYKARIHNFFHK, from the coding sequence ATGGAACTGCTCACACGAAACAACTTCGAGGGCTGGATGCAGAAGCTGATGGAACGGCTCGACCGTCAGGACGAACTGCTGCTGGCGATGAAGGCTGAGGGGAAACAGCCCACTATCACGGAAAGCATCCGCCTTTTCGACAATCAGGATTTGTGCATGTTGCTCCAGATAAGCAAACGCACCCTCCAACGCTACCGCAGCGTAGGCGCATTGCCCTACAAGACGCTGGGCAAGAAGACCTATTACAGCGAGGAGGACGTGCTGACATTCCTTTCCAACCATATCAAGGACTTCAAAAAGGAAGATATAGCCTTCTACAAGGCTCGTATCCATAATTTCTTTCATAAATAA
- a CDS encoding N-6 DNA methylase: MAFNRKQKLRDNIEAIRTAFILDRENRTATTEERAILQRYCGFGGLKCILNPAKELTDAVRWAKSDLELFAPTVELHRLIRENSKDETEYKRFVDSLKASVLTAFYTPKEITDTIADVLADYSVRPARMLEPSAGVGVFVDSMLRHSPNADVMAFEKDLLTGTILRHLYPDQKMRTCGFEKIERPFNNYFDLAVSNIPFGDIAVFDAEFQRSDSFGRRSAQKTIHNYFFLKGLDAVRDGGIVAFITSQGVLNSTKTSVRNELFSQANLVSAIRLPNNLFTDNAGTEVGSDLIVLQKNLSKKEMSQDERLMTVIQTDTKTALTDNAYFIHHPERIVHTMAKLDTDPYGKPAMVYLHEGKAAGIAGDLRRMLDEDFHYRLAMRLYSGSIRQAGTEEKVAVQNKVERPAIKLETVSSAQTVETPTEKPQPADEKPEIEPRPQYSAGVQLTLLDLWGMTEEVSQPKTSKKKKTVKKAVTAKSTPPKPKVTVTPTAPTAKPAMENKEVKAENTAKPADPDDIYATLDWDTNPPINGFYEMMMGLTPERRKELRELARQHNEKQVAEKTEVKAVPETSREQPRQEETQPEAVAAPAVTDTPSEAVGTFLFPDIEAEKPKEEVVDLSPRAYHRTPEMHLREGSLVADRGRHNIGYLKDITPYGATFQPLDLKGYQKEKALLYVSLRDAYERLYRYESLRREANVPWREHLNTCYDEFVMRYGNLNAKQNVKLVMMDAGGRDILSLERMENGKFVKADIFEHPVSFAVESHANVGSPEEALSASLNKYGTVNLDYMREITDSTAEDLLTALQGRIYYNPLVTGYEIKDRFIAGNVIEKAERIEAWMGDNPENERMPEVKQALEALKDAEPQRIAFEDLDFNFGERWIPTGVYAAYMSRLFDTEVKIAYSASMDEFSVVCGYRTMKITDEFLVKGYYRNYDGMHLLKHALHNTCPDMMKSIGKDEHGNDIKMRDSEGIQLANAKIDEIRNGFSEWLEEQSPQFKERLVTMYNRKFNCFVRPRYDGSHQTFPDLNLKGLASRGIKSVYPSQMDCVWMLKQNGGGICDHEVGTGKTLIMCIAAHEMKRLNLAHKPMIIGLKANVAEIAATYQAAYPNARILYASEKDFSTANRVRFFNNIKNNDYDCVIMSHDQFGKIPQSPELQQRILQAELDTVEENLEVLRQQGKNVSRAMLKGLEKRKHNLEAKLEKVEHAIKSRTDDVVDFKQMGIDHIFIDESHQFKNLTFNTRHDRVAGLGNSEGSQKALNMLFAIRTIQERTGKDLGATFLSGTTISNSLTELYLLFKYLRPKELERQDIRCFDAWAAIFAKKTTDFEFNVTNNVVQKERFRYFIKVPELAAFYNEITDYRTAEDVGVDRPAKNEILHHIPPTPEQEDFIQKLMQFAKTGDATLLGRLPLSETEEKAKMLIATDYARKMALDMRMIDPNYEDHPDNKASHCAKMIAEYYQKYDAQKGTQFVFSDLGTYQPGDGWNVYSEIKRKLTEDYGIPPSEVRFIQECKTDKARKAVIDAMNAGTVRVLFGSTSMLGTGVNAQKRCVAIHHLDTPWRPSDLQQRDGRGVRAGNEIAKHFAGNNVDVIIYAVEKSLDSYKFNLLHCKQTFISQLKSGAMGARTIDEGAMDEKSGMNFSEYMALLSGNTDLLDKAKLEKRIASLEGERKSFNKGKRDSEFKLESKTGELRNNTAFIDAMTEDWNRFLSVVQTDKEGNRLNIIKVDGVDSADEKVIGKRLQEIAKNATTGGLYTQVGELYGFPIKVVSERILKEGLEFTDNRFVVEGNYKYTYNNGHLAMADPLAAARNFLNAMERIPSIIDQYKAKNEVLEMEIPQLQEIAGKVWKKEDELKQLKSELAALDRKIQLELAPPTPEVAEKENEGQQLKPEAEDVRNRQAQYPENAPPQIRSPADSIVANHVIIGRPGLYAKEETRSKGLKI; encoded by the coding sequence ATGGCGTTTAACCGCAAACAGAAACTGCGGGACAACATCGAGGCGATACGGACGGCATTCATCCTTGACAGGGAAAATAGGACAGCGACAACCGAAGAGCGTGCCATACTTCAAAGGTACTGCGGTTTCGGCGGTCTGAAATGTATCCTCAACCCTGCAAAGGAACTGACGGATGCCGTCCGGTGGGCGAAATCCGACCTCGAACTGTTCGCCCCGACGGTGGAGCTGCACAGGCTTATCCGTGAGAACAGCAAGGACGAAACAGAGTACAAGCGGTTTGTGGATTCGCTGAAAGCGTCCGTGCTGACCGCTTTCTACACCCCCAAAGAGATAACCGACACCATCGCGGACGTGCTGGCAGATTACAGCGTCCGCCCCGCCCGTATGCTCGAACCGTCGGCAGGTGTCGGCGTGTTCGTGGATTCCATGCTGCGGCACAGCCCCAATGCGGATGTGATGGCTTTCGAGAAGGATCTGCTCACGGGTACAATCTTGAGGCATCTCTATCCCGACCAGAAAATGCGCACCTGCGGTTTTGAGAAAATCGAAAGACCGTTCAACAATTATTTCGACTTGGCGGTGTCCAACATTCCGTTCGGTGACATTGCCGTGTTCGACGCGGAGTTTCAGCGGAGCGACTCTTTCGGCAGACGCTCCGCCCAGAAAACCATCCACAACTATTTCTTTCTCAAAGGACTGGATGCCGTGCGTGACGGCGGTATCGTGGCGTTCATCACCTCGCAAGGGGTATTGAATAGCACCAAGACCTCCGTGCGTAACGAGCTGTTCAGTCAGGCCAATCTGGTATCCGCGATACGCCTGCCCAACAACCTGTTCACGGACAACGCGGGCACGGAGGTGGGCAGTGACCTGATTGTCCTGCAAAAGAACCTCAGCAAGAAGGAAATGTCGCAGGACGAGCGGCTGATGACCGTGATACAGACGGACACGAAAACCGCCCTGACCGACAACGCCTATTTCATCCACCACCCGGAACGCATCGTGCATACGATGGCGAAACTTGACACAGACCCCTACGGGAAGCCCGCTATGGTTTATCTGCACGAGGGCAAGGCAGCAGGCATCGCCGGGGATTTGCGCCGTATGCTCGACGAGGATTTCCATTACAGGCTTGCCATGCGCTTGTATTCGGGTTCAATCCGGCAGGCAGGAACGGAAGAAAAAGTTGCCGTTCAAAATAAAGTAGAGCGTCCTGCCATAAAATTGGAAACAGTATCCTCGGCGCAGACGGTGGAAACTCCGACAGAAAAGCCGCAACCCGCAGATGAAAAGCCGGAGATAGAACCGCGCCCGCAATATTCCGCAGGCGTGCAGCTCACCCTGCTTGACCTCTGGGGGATGACGGAAGAGGTCAGCCAACCGAAAACCTCCAAAAAGAAAAAGACGGTGAAAAAGGCAGTTACGGCAAAGTCCACTCCGCCCAAACCGAAAGTCACGGTTACACCGACAGCTCCAACTGCAAAACCCGCAATGGAGAATAAGGAGGTGAAAGCGGAGAACACCGCCAAGCCTGCCGACCCGGACGACATCTATGCCACACTGGACTGGGATACCAATCCTCCCATCAACGGTTTCTATGAAATGATGATGGGTTTGACGCCGGAGCGTAGGAAAGAACTTCGGGAACTGGCAAGGCAGCATAACGAGAAACAAGTGGCGGAAAAGACGGAAGTGAAAGCCGTGCCGGAAACTTCCCGTGAGCAGCCACGACAGGAGGAAACACAGCCGGAGGCAGTCGCCGCACCTGCCGTTACAGATACCCCATCGGAAGCGGTGGGGACTTTCCTTTTCCCCGACATCGAAGCGGAAAAGCCGAAGGAGGAAGTCGTGGACCTTTCTCCGCGTGCCTACCACCGCACGCCGGAGATGCACCTGCGCGAAGGGTCGCTGGTGGCTGACCGGGGGCGTCATAACATCGGCTACCTGAAAGACATCACGCCATACGGGGCGACATTCCAGCCGCTCGACCTGAAAGGATACCAGAAGGAAAAGGCGTTGTTGTATGTGTCGCTGCGTGACGCCTACGAGCGTCTGTACCGTTATGAATCGCTCCGGCGCGAGGCAAATGTTCCGTGGCGAGAGCATCTGAATACCTGTTACGATGAGTTTGTCATGCGCTACGGCAACCTCAACGCCAAGCAGAACGTGAAGTTAGTGATGATGGATGCGGGCGGGCGCGACATCCTTTCGCTGGAACGGATGGAAAACGGAAAGTTCGTCAAGGCGGACATCTTCGAGCATCCTGTTTCCTTCGCGGTGGAGAGCCATGCCAACGTAGGCTCTCCCGAAGAAGCCCTGTCTGCGTCGCTCAACAAATATGGTACGGTCAATCTCGACTATATGCGGGAGATAACCGACAGCACGGCGGAGGATTTGCTCACTGCCCTGCAAGGGCGCATCTACTACAATCCGCTCGTGACCGGTTACGAAATCAAAGACCGTTTCATCGCCGGAAATGTCATAGAGAAAGCGGAACGCATAGAGGCATGGATGGGTGACAATCCCGAAAATGAGCGTATGCCGGAGGTGAAGCAGGCGTTGGAGGCTCTGAAAGATGCCGAGCCGCAGCGCATCGCCTTCGAGGATCTGGACTTCAATTTCGGGGAACGCTGGATTCCGACGGGTGTCTATGCCGCCTACATGAGCCGGCTGTTCGACACGGAGGTGAAAATCGCCTATTCCGCAAGCATGGACGAGTTTTCGGTGGTGTGCGGCTACCGCACCATGAAAATCACGGACGAGTTTCTGGTGAAGGGGTATTACCGGAACTATGACGGTATGCACCTCCTAAAACACGCCCTGCACAACACCTGCCCTGACATGATGAAGTCCATCGGCAAGGACGAGCATGGCAACGACATCAAGATGCGCGACAGCGAGGGAATACAACTCGCCAACGCCAAGATTGACGAGATACGAAACGGCTTCTCCGAATGGCTCGAAGAGCAGTCGCCGCAGTTCAAGGAGCGGCTTGTGACGATGTATAACCGCAAGTTCAACTGTTTCGTGCGCCCGCGCTACGACGGCTCCCATCAGACCTTTCCCGACCTCAACCTGAAAGGGCTGGCAAGCCGGGGTATCAAGAGCGTCTATCCCTCACAGATGGATTGCGTCTGGATGTTGAAACAGAACGGCGGCGGAATTTGCGACCACGAGGTGGGAACCGGTAAGACGCTGATAATGTGCATCGCCGCGCATGAGATGAAGCGTCTGAATTTGGCACACAAGCCGATGATTATCGGGCTGAAAGCCAACGTTGCGGAGATTGCAGCCACCTATCAGGCGGCATATCCCAACGCACGTATTCTGTACGCTTCGGAGAAGGACTTTTCGACCGCCAACCGTGTGCGCTTCTTCAATAATATAAAGAACAACGACTACGATTGCGTCATCATGTCGCACGACCAGTTCGGCAAGATACCGCAGTCGCCGGAATTGCAGCAGCGCATCCTGCAAGCAGAGCTTGACACGGTGGAGGAAAACCTCGAAGTGCTACGGCAGCAGGGAAAGAACGTGTCGCGGGCGATGCTGAAAGGATTGGAGAAGCGCAAGCACAACCTTGAAGCGAAGCTGGAGAAGGTGGAACACGCCATAAAGTCACGCACGGACGACGTGGTGGATTTCAAGCAGATGGGCATCGACCACATCTTCATAGATGAGAGCCACCAGTTCAAGAATCTGACTTTCAACACGCGCCACGACCGTGTGGCGGGATTGGGAAACAGCGAGGGAAGCCAGAAGGCACTTAACATGCTCTTTGCCATACGCACCATACAGGAGCGCACAGGAAAAGACTTGGGTGCGACCTTCCTCTCCGGCACGACTATCAGCAACTCACTGACTGAATTGTACCTGCTGTTCAAGTACCTGCGCCCGAAGGAGCTGGAACGGCAGGACATAAGGTGTTTCGACGCTTGGGCGGCGATATTTGCCAAGAAGACGACGGATTTTGAATTTAACGTGACGAACAATGTGGTCCAGAAGGAGCGTTTCCGCTACTTCATCAAAGTGCCGGAGCTTGCCGCCTTCTATAATGAAATCACGGACTACCGCACGGCGGAGGATGTGGGCGTTGACCGTCCTGCCAAGAACGAGATACTGCACCATATACCGCCCACGCCGGAACAGGAGGACTTCATACAGAAACTGATGCAGTTCGCCAAGACGGGCGATGCCACCTTGTTGGGCAGGCTGCCGCTTTCGGAAACGGAAGAAAAGGCGAAGATGCTCATCGCCACGGACTATGCCCGGAAAATGGCACTCGACATGCGCATGATAGACCCGAATTACGAAGATCATCCCGACAACAAAGCGAGTCACTGTGCCAAGATGATCGCGGAGTATTATCAAAAATACGACGCCCAGAAAGGCACGCAGTTCGTTTTCTCTGATTTGGGGACATACCAGCCGGGCGACGGGTGGAACGTCTATTCGGAAATCAAGCGCAAACTGACGGAGGACTACGGTATACCGCCAAGCGAGGTGCGCTTCATTCAGGAGTGCAAGACCGACAAGGCGCGGAAGGCGGTGATAGACGCCATGAACGCCGGGACGGTGCGTGTGCTGTTCGGCTCTACCTCTATGCTCGGAACGGGTGTGAACGCCCAGAAACGGTGTGTGGCTATCCATCATCTCGATACGCCGTGGCGACCGTCCGACTTGCAACAGCGTGACGGACGCGGAGTTAGGGCAGGTAATGAGATTGCCAAACATTTCGCCGGGAACAACGTGGATGTAATCATCTACGCGGTGGAGAAGTCACTGGACAGCTACAAGTTCAACCTCCTGCACTGCAAGCAGACTTTCATAAGCCAGCTCAAAAGCGGTGCGATGGGTGCGCGTACCATCGACGAGGGGGCAATGGACGAAAAATCGGGCATGAATTTCTCGGAATACATGGCGTTGCTCTCCGGCAATACCGACCTGTTGGACAAGGCGAAACTGGAAAAGCGGATCGCATCGCTCGAAGGGGAACGCAAGTCGTTCAACAAGGGCAAGCGTGATTCGGAGTTCAAGCTGGAGTCAAAGACCGGCGAGTTGCGCAACAACACGGCTTTCATAGATGCCATGACGGAGGACTGGAACCGCTTCCTGTCGGTGGTGCAGACCGACAAGGAGGGCAACCGCCTTAATATAATAAAGGTGGACGGAGTGGATTCCGCCGATGAGAAGGTCATCGGAAAGCGTTTGCAGGAGATAGCCAAGAATGCCACGACCGGAGGGTTGTACACGCAGGTCGGTGAACTTTACGGTTTTCCGATAAAGGTGGTGAGCGAAAGGATACTCAAAGAGGGATTGGAGTTCACCGACAACCGCTTCGTGGTCGAGGGGAACTACAAGTACACCTACAACAACGGGCATCTGGCGATGGCTGACCCGTTGGCCGCCGCCCGCAACTTCCTCAACGCGATGGAGAGGATACCCTCCATCATCGACCAGTACAAGGCGAAGAACGAGGTGCTGGAGATGGAGATACCGCAGTTACAGGAGATAGCGGGTAAGGTGTGGAAGAAGGAGGACGAGCTGAAGCAGTTGAAGTCCGAACTTGCCGCCCTTGACCGAAAAATTCAGCTGGAGCTTGCGCCACCCACGCCCGAAGTCGCAGAAAAGGAGAATGAAGGGCAACAGCTCAAGCCGGAAGCGGAAGATGTGAGGAACAGGCAGGCGCAATATCCCGAAAATGCACCGCCGCAGATACGCAGTCCGGCGGATAGTATCGTTGCCAACCATGTCATAATCGGGCGTCCGGGACTGTATGCCAAGGAGGAAACCCGGTCCAAAGGATTGAAAATATAA
- a CDS encoding helix-turn-helix domain-containing protein, with translation MMNENNDVFTMEDEPIASVVQDMRKGSKWLSAFLESYRPPLDGERYLTDGEVSELLRVSRRTLQEYRNNRVLPFILLGGKVLYPETGLRGVLEANYRKPLE, from the coding sequence ATGATGAACGAGAACAACGATGTTTTTACGATGGAAGACGAGCCGATAGCCTCTGTGGTGCAGGATATGCGCAAAGGCTCGAAATGGCTGTCCGCATTTCTGGAAAGCTACCGTCCTCCGCTGGACGGGGAACGTTACCTGACGGACGGCGAGGTGTCGGAACTGCTCCGTGTGAGCCGGCGCACCTTGCAGGAATACCGCAACAACCGCGTGTTGCCCTTCATACTTTTGGGAGGGAAGGTGCTTTACCCGGAAACGGGGCTGCGCGGGGTACTGGAAGCGAACTACCGCAAGCCGCTGGAGTGA
- the topB gene encoding type IA DNA topoisomerase, whose translation MKTIIAEKPSVAREIARIVGATKREEGYFEGGGYAVTWAFGHLVQLAMPDGYGVRGFVRDNLPIIPDTFTLVPRQVRTEKGYKPDSGVVSQIKVIKRLFDTSEHIIVATDAGREGELIFRYLYHYTGCTTPFVRLWISSLTDKAIREGLRKLEDGSKYDNLYLAAKARSESDWLVGINGTQALSIAAGHGTYSVGRVQTPTLAMVCERYWENRRFTSEAFWQLHIATDGCDGEVVKFSSSEKWKEKEPAMELYNKVKAAGCATVTKAERKEKTEETPLLYDLTTLQKEANAKHGFTAEQTLEIAQKLYEKKLITYPRTGSRYIPEDVFAEIPKLLAFIGTQPEWKDKVRAKAAPTRRSVDDGKVTDHHALLVTGEKPLFLSKEDNTIYQMIAGRMVEAFSEKCVKDVTTVTAECAGVEFTVKGSVVKQTGWRAVYGEEKEEITIPGWQEGDTLTPKGSSITEGKTKPKPLHTEATLLSAMETAGKEIEDDALRQAMKDCGIGTPATRASIIETLFKRGYMERCKKSLVPTEKGLALNSVVKTMRIADVAMTGEWEKELARIERGELSDDTFRKEIEAYTREITSELISCDKLFGSRDSGCACPKCGTGRMRFYGKVVRCDNTECGLPVFRLKAGRTLSDDEIKDLLTEGHTKLLKGFKSKQGKSFDAVVAFDGEYNTTFVFPEAKKDKKFSGRKK comes from the coding sequence ATGAAGACAATCATTGCAGAAAAGCCCTCCGTGGCACGTGAAATCGCCCGCATCGTGGGCGCGACAAAGAGAGAGGAAGGATATTTCGAGGGAGGCGGTTATGCCGTGACATGGGCATTCGGACACCTCGTTCAGCTTGCCATGCCCGACGGCTACGGCGTGCGCGGATTTGTCCGTGACAACCTCCCGATTATTCCCGACACATTCACGCTCGTCCCCCGTCAGGTCAGGACGGAGAAAGGTTACAAGCCCGACAGCGGCGTGGTGTCGCAGATAAAAGTCATCAAAAGACTGTTCGACACAAGCGAACATATCATCGTGGCGACCGATGCCGGACGCGAGGGAGAGCTTATCTTCCGCTACCTCTACCACTATACGGGTTGCACCACTCCTTTCGTGCGCCTGTGGATCAGCTCTCTCACCGACAAAGCTATCCGCGAGGGACTGCGGAAACTCGAAGACGGCAGCAAATACGACAACCTCTACCTCGCCGCCAAAGCGCGGAGCGAATCCGACTGGCTCGTGGGCATCAACGGCACACAGGCGTTATCCATCGCCGCCGGACACGGCACGTATTCCGTGGGGCGGGTGCAGACACCAACGTTGGCTATGGTATGTGAACGCTACTGGGAGAACCGCCGCTTTACGTCCGAAGCATTCTGGCAGCTCCATATCGCAACGGACGGTTGCGACGGCGAAGTCGTGAAATTCTCATCCTCCGAGAAATGGAAAGAGAAAGAACCGGCGATGGAACTATATAATAAGGTAAAGGCGGCAGGTTGCGCCACTGTCACGAAAGCCGAGCGCAAGGAGAAGACGGAGGAAACTCCCTTGCTCTACGACCTGACCACGCTCCAGAAAGAAGCCAACGCCAAGCACGGCTTCACGGCGGAACAGACGCTTGAAATCGCGCAGAAACTCTACGAAAAGAAGTTGATAACCTATCCGAGAACGGGAAGCCGCTACATCCCCGAAGACGTGTTTGCCGAAATTCCCAAACTGCTCGCTTTCATCGGCACACAGCCCGAATGGAAAGACAAGGTGCGGGCAAAAGCCGCCCCGACACGCCGCAGCGTGGACGACGGCAAGGTGACAGACCACCATGCCCTGCTCGTCACGGGTGAGAAACCGCTCTTCCTCTCCAAAGAGGACAATACCATCTATCAGATGATTGCCGGGCGCATGGTCGAGGCATTCTCTGAGAAATGCGTCAAGGATGTGACCACTGTCACGGCGGAATGTGCCGGAGTGGAGTTTACCGTAAAAGGCAGCGTCGTGAAGCAAACCGGATGGCGTGCCGTCTATGGCGAGGAAAAAGAGGAAATTACCATCCCCGGCTGGCAGGAAGGCGACACGCTGACACCGAAAGGCTCGTCCATTACCGAAGGAAAGACCAAACCCAAGCCGCTGCATACCGAAGCCACCCTGCTCTCGGCAATGGAAACGGCGGGCAAGGAAATTGAGGACGACGCACTGCGGCAGGCGATGAAGGACTGTGGCATCGGTACTCCCGCCACACGCGCCTCCATCATCGAAACGCTTTTCAAGCGCGGTTACATGGAACGCTGCAAGAAGTCGCTTGTTCCCACCGAAAAAGGACTTGCCCTCAATTCCGTCGTCAAGACGATGCGCATCGCCGATGTTGCCATGACGGGCGAATGGGAAAAGGAGCTGGCGCGTATCGAGCGCGGGGAACTGTCCGACGACACCTTCCGCAAGGAGATAGAGGCGTACACACGTGAGATAACCTCCGAACTGATCTCGTGCGACAAGCTCTTCGGCAGCCGTGACTCCGGCTGCGCGTGTCCCAAGTGTGGCACGGGCAGGATGCGGTTCTACGGCAAGGTGGTACGCTGCGACAACACGGAGTGCGGACTGCCCGTGTTCCGGCTGAAAGCGGGACGCACCCTGTCCGACGATGAAATCAAAGACCTGCTCACCGAAGGGCATACCAAGCTGCTCAAAGGGTTCAAGAGCAAACAGGGCAAGAGTTTCGATGCTGTTGTCGCCTTTGACGGGGAATATAACACGACTTTTGTGTTCCCGGAGGCTAAAAAGGACAAGAAATTTTCAGGACGGAAGAAATAG
- a CDS encoding helix-turn-helix domain-containing protein, with the protein MNMEIVSIEKKTFEMMVAAFGALSEKVAALRRKSDTGRMERWLTGEEVCGQLRISPRTLQTLRDRRLIGYSQINRRFYYKPEEVKRLIPLVGTLYPHGR; encoded by the coding sequence ATGAATATGGAAATAGTATCTATCGAGAAAAAGACTTTCGAGATGATGGTGGCGGCATTCGGCGCACTCTCGGAGAAGGTCGCCGCCCTGAGGCGCAAAAGCGACACGGGGCGCATGGAAAGATGGCTCACGGGCGAGGAGGTCTGCGGGCAGTTGAGAATAAGCCCGCGCACGTTGCAGACGCTGCGTGACAGGCGGCTTATCGGCTACTCGCAGATAAACCGCAGGTTCTATTACAAGCCAGAGGAGGTGAAGCGGCTGATACCGCTTGTCGGCACGCTCTATCCGCACGGCAGATGA
- a CDS encoding DUF3945 domain-containing protein → MAKKKDEKDVLVVRDEKTGEISVVAGLNADGTPKRTPAKAENAQSFLQFDRHGDVLDNFFKNFFRQCKEPSRFGFYRIAADQAENLLEVMKQLLKDPEANKELLAPHKVDTSDYEKKVQEEMAAQQTEKQEPQKQENMEQRKEQQQDKSEQMQGKRGYQPIDESKINWQELEDRWGVKRDNLEKSGDLTKMLNYGKSDLVKVKPTFGGESFELDARLSFKKDGEGNISLVPHFIRKEQKLDEYKEHKFSDNDRKNLRETGNLGRVVDIVDRETGEIIPSYISIDRKTNEITDIPASRVRIPERIGKTEITTQERDMLRAGLPVRDKLIERNDGRKFVTTLQVNVEQRGVEFVPGTGKSPRTAQTQETKGDTSKSQAQGGENAAQTKKEQRRNTWTNEDGSIRPISKWSGVSFTDQQKADYVAGKAVKLENVTDKQGFHATMYIKFNPEKGRPYRYDTNPDNAQQVAPSNESRTQVAVNNDGKTNEATKNLREPLQKGQTNPKDARQQQQQEKPQKKTGKGMKM, encoded by the coding sequence ATGGCAAAGAAAAAAGACGAAAAGGACGTGCTGGTAGTCCGTGACGAGAAGACAGGCGAGATCAGCGTGGTAGCCGGGCTGAACGCGGACGGCACACCCAAGCGCACCCCCGCAAAAGCGGAGAACGCGCAGAGTTTCCTGCAATTCGACCGACATGGCGACGTGCTGGACAACTTCTTCAAGAACTTCTTCCGGCAGTGCAAGGAACCCAGCCGCTTCGGTTTCTACCGCATTGCGGCAGACCAAGCTGAAAATCTCTTAGAGGTGATGAAGCAACTGCTGAAAGACCCCGAAGCGAACAAGGAGCTGCTCGCCCCTCACAAGGTGGACACCTCCGACTATGAGAAGAAGGTGCAGGAAGAGATGGCAGCACAACAGACAGAGAAACAAGAACCTCAAAAACAGGAGAACATGGAACAACGGAAAGAACAGCAACAGGACAAATCCGAACAGATGCAGGGCAAACGTGGCTACCAGCCCATCGACGAGAGTAAAATCAACTGGCAGGAGCTGGAGGACAGATGGGGCGTAAAGCGGGACAACCTTGAAAAGTCCGGCGACCTTACGAAGATGCTCAACTATGGCAAGTCCGACTTGGTAAAGGTCAAACCGACCTTCGGCGGCGAATCATTCGAGCTGGACGCCCGCCTCTCCTTCAAGAAGGACGGTGAGGGAAACATCAGCCTCGTGCCGCACTTCATCCGCAAGGAGCAGAAGCTGGATGAGTACAAGGAACACAAATTCTCCGACAATGACCGGAAGAACCTCCGCGAAACGGGCAATCTCGGTAGGGTCGTGGACATTGTGGACAGGGAAACGGGCGAGATCATCCCCTCCTACATCAGCATCGACCGCAAGACGAATGAAATCACGGACATTCCGGCAAGCAGGGTGCGCATCCCGGAGCGCATCGGCAAGACGGAAATCACCACGCAGGAGCGGGACATGCTCCGCGCCGGACTGCCCGTACGCGACAAGCTCATCGAGCGCAACGACGGCAGAAAGTTCGTCACCACCCTGCAAGTGAACGTGGAGCAGCGCGGCGTGGAGTTCGTGCCGGGAACCGGCAAGTCGCCCCGTACCGCACAGACACAGGAAACCAAAGGCGACACATCGAAAAGTCAGGCGCAGGGCGGGGAAAATGCCGCACAGACCAAGAAGGAGCAACGCCGCAACACGTGGACGAACGAGGACGGCAGCATCCGCCCCATCAGCAAATGGAGCGGCGTGAGCTTCACCGACCAGCAGAAAGCCGACTATGTGGCGGGTAAAGCCGTGAAGCTGGAGAACGTGACCGACAAGCAGGGCTTCCATGCCACGATGTATATCAAGTTCAACCCGGAGAAGGGACGCCCGTACCGCTACGACACGAACCCTGACAATGCACAGCAGGTTGCTCCGTCCAACGAGAGCCGCACGCAGGTGGCGGTGAACAACGATGGCAAGACCAACGAGGCTACAAAGAATCTGAGAGAGCCGTTGCAGAAAGGTCAGACCAACCCGAAGGACGCCCGCCAGCAACAGCAGCAGGAGAAGCCGCAGAAGAAAACGGGCAAGGGCATGAAAATGTAA